The Peribacillus simplex genome contains a region encoding:
- a CDS encoding small, acid-soluble spore protein K — MRNKQKGFPNQNNNKFQGEPRAKARYASKRADGSINTHPQERMKASNERSN; from the coding sequence TTGCGAAATAAACAAAAAGGATTCCCCAACCAAAACAATAATAAATTCCAAGGCGAGCCTCGTGCAAAGGCAAGATATGCTTCAAAGCGTGCAGATGGGAGTATTAATACACACCCTCAAGAAAGAATGAAAGCATCAAACGAGCGATCGAATTAA
- a CDS encoding YfhJ family protein — protein sequence MNDYHERLTKILLEKNEHITYEQALTWVELLWEDFEATYAKAGHEYAGEEMTSRVVMTWIDNYGEQFHEFIAKNPKYKQLLNQQNRVH from the coding sequence ATGAATGATTACCATGAAAGATTAACCAAGATACTGCTTGAGAAAAATGAACACATCACGTATGAGCAAGCTTTGACTTGGGTGGAATTATTATGGGAAGATTTCGAGGCGACCTATGCAAAGGCCGGGCATGAATATGCCGGAGAAGAAATGACATCGCGCGTTGTAATGACCTGGATTGATAACTACGGAGAGCAATTCCACGAATTCATTGCAAAAAACCCTAAATATAAACAATTATTAAATCAGCAGAATCGAGTGCATTAA
- a CDS encoding fatty acid--CoA ligase yields the protein MSVTIKNIFDQTVQKFPIKEAIYDVRRNIRYTYIQWNEQVNRLAAALQGEGVRKGDRVSTYLYNNEELATAFFACAKIGAIFNPINFRLMPEELAFILNDAAPKVVLFEHELETNVAAVEKRFPETAFWYIDDDVPRYAKGYRQKMASISSKPDEVDVHEDDIYAIMYTSGTTGRPKGVIHLHKDMVKQSEILIEAMKYERSDIGLITAPMFHCAELHCSFLPRIQVGAANVILHQFNPKKVMELIETEGITKFFAAPTMWNMLIQENLDEYKFQSLKLGLYGAAPMAPTLVRACQEKLGIQFIQAYGMTEMGPAITLLMEEDQIRKAGSAGKACSDHEIIIARPNDEGPSDPEDMLEPGETGEILVKGPCIMQGYFQKDRETEKALYKGWYHSGDIGFLDEDGYLWVKDRVDDMIISGGENIYPREVEDTLYEHQGVLDCAVLGQPDDQWGEMVTAFIVAKDPTLAETDLETWCRNSVTLANYKRPRRYIFCNELPRNASGKIQKFLLRKQLEENVDGKSLGNLL from the coding sequence ATGTCAGTAACGATTAAAAATATCTTTGATCAGACGGTTCAGAAATTCCCCATTAAAGAAGCTATCTACGACGTGAGAAGAAATATCCGCTATACGTACATTCAATGGAATGAGCAGGTGAATAGGTTGGCGGCTGCCCTTCAAGGGGAAGGGGTGCGAAAAGGGGACAGGGTCTCTACGTACCTTTACAATAATGAAGAGCTTGCAACAGCATTCTTTGCCTGTGCAAAAATCGGCGCAATCTTTAATCCAATCAACTTCCGATTAATGCCGGAAGAGTTGGCCTTCATCTTGAACGACGCTGCTCCAAAGGTCGTTTTATTCGAACACGAACTGGAAACGAACGTTGCCGCAGTTGAAAAGCGATTTCCGGAAACGGCTTTTTGGTATATTGATGATGATGTGCCTCGATATGCAAAAGGTTACCGCCAGAAAATGGCCAGTATTTCGTCAAAGCCTGATGAAGTGGACGTTCACGAAGATGATATCTATGCCATCATGTATACGAGCGGGACAACCGGACGTCCAAAAGGGGTCATTCACCTTCATAAAGACATGGTCAAACAATCCGAGATTTTAATAGAGGCCATGAAGTATGAACGCTCTGATATCGGTTTGATCACTGCACCGATGTTTCATTGTGCCGAATTGCACTGTTCCTTTTTACCACGCATACAGGTCGGTGCCGCAAATGTCATATTACATCAGTTTAATCCCAAGAAGGTCATGGAATTGATTGAAACCGAAGGAATCACCAAGTTTTTTGCTGCACCCACGATGTGGAACATGCTCATCCAGGAAAACTTGGATGAGTACAAATTCCAGAGTTTGAAGCTTGGGCTTTATGGAGCAGCCCCGATGGCTCCAACACTTGTACGCGCCTGTCAGGAGAAACTCGGCATCCAGTTCATCCAAGCTTATGGAATGACTGAAATGGGTCCCGCCATCACTCTCCTAATGGAGGAAGATCAAATCAGGAAAGCGGGTTCTGCCGGCAAGGCATGTTCCGATCATGAAATAATCATTGCCCGTCCGAATGACGAAGGGCCATCGGATCCCGAGGATATGCTGGAACCTGGGGAAACAGGGGAAATCCTTGTGAAGGGTCCGTGTATCATGCAGGGTTATTTTCAAAAAGATAGAGAGACCGAAAAGGCGCTTTACAAAGGCTGGTACCATTCCGGTGACATCGGTTTCCTGGATGAAGATGGATATCTGTGGGTCAAGGACCGGGTGGACGACATGATTATTTCTGGAGGGGAAAATATTTATCCACGTGAAGTGGAGGATACACTATATGAGCATCAAGGAGTTCTCGACTGTGCAGTACTTGGTCAACCGGATGATCAATGGGGGGAAATGGTGACGGCCTTCATCGTAGCCAAAGACCCAACGCTTGCAGAAACAGATTTAGAAACCTGGTGTAGAAACAGCGTTACACTAGCGAACTATAAACGTCCAAGAAGGTATATCTTCTGTAATGAGCTGCCTCGAAACGCAAGCGGGAAGATTCAAAAATTCTTGCTTCGTAAACAGTTGGAAGAAAATGTTGATGGAAAAAGTTTGGGGAACCTGCTTTAA
- a CDS encoding YfhH family protein, with amino-acid sequence MSDVRYSKLTAYELQQEISALTEKARKAEQLGMINEYSVLERKVTMAKAYLLNPDDFKKGEIYQIDGDPGVYFKIDYMNGVFAWGYRLGGSGKEEALPISMLK; translated from the coding sequence ATGAGTGACGTAAGATACAGCAAGTTGACCGCCTATGAACTACAACAGGAAATTTCAGCGTTGACTGAAAAAGCGAGAAAAGCAGAGCAATTGGGAATGATTAATGAATACTCCGTATTGGAACGAAAAGTGACGATGGCCAAGGCCTATTTGTTAAATCCGGATGATTTCAAAAAAGGTGAAATTTATCAAATTGACGGAGATCCCGGAGTCTATTTCAAAATTGATTATATGAACGGCGTATTCGCATGGGGTTACCGCTTAGGTGGAAGCGGTAAGGAAGAAGCACTTCCAATTTCAATGTTGAAATAA
- the recX gene encoding recombination regulator RecX, whose protein sequence is MPNITKITTQKKRKDRYNIFVDEKYAFSVDEEVLLKFQLKKGMELDDLLLAEIQFHDEIQKAFTDALNYLSYRMRSESEIRLYLKKKETEEPIIKEAIHKLYSFNYLDDLEFAKAYVRTHVNGGNKGPTTLKLELKEKGVQEKLVVEALKEYPYDIQIEHARKLAGKAVKKEKNISQRALRLKVEQTLLRKGFPRDVIHEALEDVTVEKDEDEQWDSLCHHAEKMQRRYKNHEGFEYEQKMKQALYRKGFPIELIERYLSNPDGD, encoded by the coding sequence ATGCCAAACATAACAAAAATAACAACCCAAAAGAAACGTAAAGATCGTTATAACATTTTCGTTGACGAAAAATATGCCTTCAGTGTAGATGAAGAAGTGCTATTGAAATTTCAGTTGAAAAAGGGAATGGAACTTGATGACCTGCTTTTGGCTGAAATACAATTCCATGACGAAATCCAAAAAGCATTTACCGATGCACTTAATTATTTATCATACCGAATGCGCTCGGAATCGGAAATTCGCCTTTATTTAAAAAAGAAGGAGACGGAAGAGCCGATCATTAAGGAAGCGATACATAAACTATACAGTTTTAACTATTTAGACGACCTTGAATTTGCCAAGGCTTACGTACGGACCCATGTGAATGGAGGCAATAAAGGGCCCACTACCCTTAAGCTCGAGCTTAAGGAAAAAGGGGTGCAAGAAAAGTTGGTTGTCGAGGCATTGAAGGAATACCCCTATGATATTCAGATTGAACATGCAAGGAAACTTGCTGGAAAAGCGGTCAAAAAGGAAAAAAACATTTCCCAACGAGCTTTAAGGCTGAAAGTTGAACAAACCTTGTTACGGAAAGGTTTCCCTAGAGATGTCATCCATGAGGCACTTGAAGATGTGACGGTTGAAAAGGATGAAGATGAACAATGGGATTCTCTTTGCCACCATGCCGAAAAAATGCAACGCCGATATAAAAACCATGAAGGCTTCGAATATGAACAAAAAATGAAGCAGGCATTATACCGAAAAGGTTTTCCAATAGAATTGATCGAGCGTTATCTTTCCAATCCTGATGGGGATTAA
- a CDS encoding acyl-CoA dehydrogenase family protein, whose amino-acid sequence MKHPYLIEDHEIFRKSFRKFLEKEAVPNYERWEEERIIPRSFWVKMGEQGFLCPDLGEDYGGSGVDWGFAVIINEELERVGSGFIGFGLHSDITVPYISAYGNESQKQRWLPKCTTGEIITAIAMTEPGTGSDLANIKTTAILDGDHYILNGQKTFITNGIHADLVIVACKTDPSAVPKHKGVSLVVVERDTPGFSRGRKLKKLGLHSQDTAELIFEDCRVPKENLLGEEGRGFTYLMEKLQQERLVVAICAQTASEDMLADTIEYVKGREAFGKSVSQFQNTQFKIAEMATEITMGRAFLDQLIAKHMAGEQVVTEVSMAKWRLTETARKISIECMQLHGGYGFMEEYKIARRYRDVPVASIYAGTNEIMKKIIAKNLGL is encoded by the coding sequence ATGAAGCATCCATACCTAATTGAAGATCATGAAATTTTCCGTAAGTCATTCCGTAAGTTTTTAGAGAAAGAAGCAGTTCCCAACTATGAACGATGGGAAGAAGAGAGGATCATTCCCCGGTCATTTTGGGTGAAAATGGGGGAACAGGGTTTTTTATGTCCGGACCTTGGAGAAGATTATGGGGGTTCCGGGGTAGATTGGGGCTTTGCTGTCATAATTAATGAAGAATTGGAAAGAGTCGGTTCTGGTTTCATTGGTTTCGGACTTCACAGTGACATCACCGTTCCGTATATTTCCGCATACGGAAATGAGTCGCAGAAACAGCGCTGGCTTCCTAAATGCACGACAGGGGAAATCATTACGGCCATTGCCATGACCGAGCCTGGAACAGGTTCGGATTTGGCCAATATTAAAACGACTGCCATTTTGGATGGAGATCATTACATATTAAATGGCCAAAAGACATTCATCACAAATGGCATTCATGCGGATTTGGTCATCGTTGCCTGTAAAACGGATCCAAGTGCCGTTCCGAAACATAAAGGTGTTAGCTTAGTCGTGGTCGAAAGGGATACACCCGGATTTTCCAGGGGGCGAAAACTGAAGAAACTTGGCTTGCACAGTCAGGATACAGCAGAGCTCATTTTCGAGGATTGCCGTGTTCCAAAGGAAAACCTGCTTGGTGAAGAAGGCAGGGGGTTTACTTACTTAATGGAAAAACTGCAGCAGGAACGCCTTGTAGTGGCAATTTGTGCTCAAACCGCATCTGAGGATATGCTGGCCGATACGATTGAGTATGTGAAGGGCAGGGAAGCGTTCGGAAAATCCGTAAGTCAGTTTCAAAATACACAATTCAAAATCGCGGAAATGGCAACGGAAATCACAATGGGGCGTGCCTTCCTAGATCAATTGATCGCCAAACATATGGCTGGTGAACAGGTTGTAACGGAAGTTTCGATGGCAAAATGGCGTTTGACGGAGACTGCCAGAAAAATATCCATTGAATGCATGCAGCTCCATGGCGGCTATGGATTTATGGAGGAATACAAGATTGCCAGAAGGTATCGGGATGTTCCGGTAGCAAGCATCTATGCCGGGACAAATGAAATCATGAAGAAAATCATCGCTAAGAACCTGGGTCTATAA
- a CDS encoding MerR family transcriptional regulator: MYTISELAKEFGLTTRTLRYYEELGMLRPKRTETGKRVYGKKEYAQLKIIMRGKKYGFSLVEIKDIVLLFDKDRTGIKQLEKTIETAGQKLNEINERIKELDGLKQDFEQVIKGFTETLHDLKVNDKTGKR; the protein is encoded by the coding sequence ATGTACACCATTTCTGAGTTAGCAAAAGAATTCGGATTGACGACAAGGACCCTCCGTTATTATGAGGAACTGGGTATGCTTAGGCCAAAGCGTACCGAAACGGGAAAAAGAGTTTATGGAAAGAAGGAATATGCACAGCTCAAAATCATAATGCGCGGTAAGAAGTATGGTTTTTCGTTAGTCGAAATAAAGGATATAGTCCTTTTATTCGATAAGGATAGGACAGGCATTAAGCAATTGGAAAAAACGATTGAAACTGCAGGACAGAAATTAAACGAAATCAACGAACGCATTAAAGAGCTGGATGGTTTGAAACAGGATTTTGAACAGGTAATCAAAGGCTTTACCGAAACCCTTCATGACCTGAAAGTGAACGATAAAACAGGCAAGCGGTGA
- a CDS encoding YfhE family protein translates to MLKKHDKEKSNLTSTQAILYAREFKKADRAGGYTEKKSRR, encoded by the coding sequence TTGCTCAAAAAACACGATAAAGAAAAAAGTAACTTAACTAGTACCCAAGCGATTCTTTATGCTCGCGAATTTAAAAAGGCAGATCGAGCTGGTGGATATACCGAGAAGAAATCCCGTCGTTAA
- the cidR gene encoding cidABC operon transcriptional activator CidR has translation MDIKHLQYFIEVTNFNSFTRAADHLFITQPTISKMIKNLETELGVELFDRSRKQLILTDAGRVVLEQAKLIDKAFHNLETEMDNLLGLKKGHIRIGLPPIIDASFFPRILSRFHEDYPNITFQLIEDGSKKIEESVQNDLIDIGVIVLPTNTAHFHHFAFLEEDINLIVHPTHPHACKEEIDLADLENESFILFNKDYVLRDLIISSCNEAGFSPYIVTESSRWDFIEEMVYCKLGIALLPESLCRHDERVKTIKVKNPSISWNLGFIWSKDHYLSYAAKEWLKYTREALSHE, from the coding sequence ATGGATATTAAACATTTGCAATACTTTATAGAGGTAACCAATTTCAATAGCTTCACCCGTGCTGCCGACCATTTATTCATTACCCAGCCGACCATAAGCAAGATGATTAAAAACCTGGAAACCGAGCTAGGTGTTGAGCTTTTTGATCGTTCACGTAAGCAACTGATCTTGACCGATGCAGGCAGGGTTGTCTTAGAGCAGGCAAAATTGATTGATAAGGCCTTTCACAATTTAGAAACGGAAATGGACAATTTATTAGGTTTAAAAAAGGGACATATACGCATCGGGCTGCCGCCGATCATCGACGCTTCTTTCTTCCCCCGAATTCTTAGCCGTTTTCACGAAGACTATCCCAATATTACCTTTCAATTAATAGAGGATGGTTCAAAGAAAATAGAAGAATCCGTCCAAAATGACTTAATTGATATAGGAGTAATAGTCCTGCCAACCAACACCGCACATTTTCATCATTTTGCTTTTTTGGAAGAAGACATCAACTTGATTGTTCATCCCACCCATCCGCATGCTTGTAAGGAAGAAATCGATTTGGCCGACCTGGAAAACGAATCATTCATCTTATTCAATAAAGATTACGTCCTTCGTGATCTCATCATTTCATCCTGTAATGAAGCTGGTTTTTCTCCTTACATCGTCACGGAAAGCTCACGCTGGGATTTTATTGAGGAAATGGTCTACTGTAAACTTGGAATTGCTCTATTACCGGAAAGTTTATGCCGTCATGATGAGCGCGTAAAGACCATCAAGGTTAAAAACCCCTCCATCAGTTGGAATTTGGGATTTATATGGAGTAAGGACCATTACCTTTCATACGCTGCAAAAGAATGGCTGAAATATACGAGGGAAGCATTGTCTCATGAGTAG
- a CDS encoding YfhD family protein, with protein MGRNNIHHNRDKNKQKLPQVPKNLKSDGLDVEYSSELADQEDIEAQARANAADRRAHNRR; from the coding sequence ATGGGACGAAATAATATACACCATAATCGAGATAAGAACAAACAAAAACTTCCCCAGGTTCCTAAAAACCTGAAGAGTGACGGACTTGACGTTGAGTATTCTTCCGAACTGGCTGACCAGGAAGACATCGAGGCACAAGCCCGGGCAAATGCGGCTGACCGCCGTGCTCATAATCGCCGTTAA
- a CDS encoding thiolase family protein, whose product MREVVIVEGIRTPVGRRNGVLKDVRPDDLAGEVLKKLIEKAGIDPAIVDDVILGCVSQSGEQAGDIARVAALIAGFPIEVPGATIDRQCGSSQQAVHFASQAILSGDMDVVVAGGVENMSRVPMGSNYQGAGTSQKYMDSYEVINQGLSAERIAAKWGITRKDCDQFSVESHAKAIRAQNEGHFNREMISVTGTDKEGNQIEVTEDQGPRGGTTLEVLAGLKPVFQEGGLIHAGNSSQISDGAAALLLMERSKAEELGLKPRFKVHTRVVVGSDPTLMLTGPIPATQKALEKAGLTIDDIDIFEVNEAFAPVPIAWLKETGADPKKLNPNGGAIALGHPLGGSGARLMVSMIHELERTGGRYGLQTMCEGHGMANATIIERLD is encoded by the coding sequence ATGCGGGAAGTGGTTATCGTTGAAGGGATCCGCACGCCAGTAGGCAGAAGGAACGGTGTCTTGAAAGACGTTCGCCCTGATGATCTGGCTGGGGAAGTATTGAAGAAGCTGATTGAAAAGGCGGGCATCGATCCGGCCATTGTCGATGATGTCATTTTAGGCTGTGTTTCACAGTCGGGCGAACAGGCCGGTGATATAGCAAGGGTTGCTGCACTGATTGCCGGGTTTCCGATTGAAGTGCCGGGAGCGACGATTGACCGTCAATGCGGATCAAGTCAGCAGGCAGTCCATTTCGCTTCCCAGGCCATCTTGTCAGGTGATATGGATGTGGTAGTGGCCGGTGGTGTGGAAAACATGTCACGAGTCCCCATGGGGTCTAATTATCAAGGTGCTGGAACAAGCCAAAAGTATATGGACTCGTATGAGGTGATCAACCAAGGTTTGTCAGCTGAGAGAATCGCCGCTAAGTGGGGAATAACACGGAAAGATTGTGATCAGTTTTCCGTTGAGAGTCATGCCAAGGCAATACGTGCTCAAAATGAAGGGCATTTTAACCGTGAAATGATATCAGTAACGGGTACCGATAAAGAAGGAAATCAAATCGAAGTTACGGAAGATCAAGGCCCAAGGGGCGGAACCACGCTTGAAGTTCTTGCTGGATTGAAACCGGTTTTTCAAGAAGGCGGTTTAATCCATGCAGGGAACTCAAGTCAGATCAGTGACGGTGCTGCCGCTTTATTATTGATGGAACGCAGTAAAGCCGAAGAACTTGGATTGAAACCGCGCTTTAAAGTGCATACACGGGTTGTTGTCGGGTCAGATCCCACCCTGATGCTTACGGGACCGATTCCCGCCACCCAAAAAGCTTTGGAAAAAGCAGGTCTTACAATTGATGATATCGATATCTTTGAAGTGAATGAAGCTTTCGCCCCTGTACCGATTGCCTGGTTAAAAGAAACGGGGGCAGACCCCAAAAAGCTGAATCCAAATGGCGGGGCGATTGCCTTGGGTCATCCTCTTGGCGGAAGCGGGGCCCGATTAATGGTGTCGATGATCCATGAGTTAGAAAGGACGGGCGGCCGTTATGGGCTGCAAACAATGTGTGAAGGCCACGGCATGGCGAATGCAACCATCATTGAAAGATTGGACTGA
- a CDS encoding metal-dependent hydrolase — MDTGTHFVMGIALGGLATLDPVIAQSPVTASAVIAGTILGSQAPDIDTVLKLRNNAVYIRNHRGITHSIPAVLLWPLIISGALFAIIPEANYLHLWLWTFLAVFLHVFVDIFNAYGTQALRPISSKWVALGVINTFDPFIFGIHVAGLILWGFGFPPGYLFLSIYGILVIYYISRFREQAFIKKVVKRQIPGARKILLSPTMRFHRWKIAVITEKNYYVARADNGYVTILDTFDRVPLPESEILEAAKKDINLAAFLSFSPVYRFEIEQIKEYYEVRFIDLRYRSNGYYPFVAVVHLDSELNILNSYTGWIFSEAKLQKKLNIIL; from the coding sequence TTGGATACAGGTACTCACTTTGTCATGGGAATTGCCCTTGGAGGTCTTGCCACATTAGATCCTGTCATTGCGCAGAGCCCAGTCACTGCAAGTGCAGTCATAGCAGGTACGATATTGGGATCACAAGCTCCGGACATTGACACTGTTTTAAAATTAAGGAATAATGCTGTATATATACGAAACCACCGTGGAATCACGCATTCCATTCCCGCTGTTTTACTTTGGCCCTTGATTATCAGCGGAGCACTTTTCGCCATCATACCTGAAGCAAATTACCTTCATCTTTGGCTTTGGACCTTTTTAGCCGTATTCCTTCATGTATTCGTGGATATATTCAATGCTTATGGGACCCAGGCTCTTAGGCCGATTTCGTCAAAATGGGTAGCTTTAGGAGTCATCAATACATTTGACCCGTTCATTTTTGGAATACATGTTGCCGGCCTGATCTTATGGGGCTTTGGATTTCCTCCAGGCTATTTATTTCTCTCCATTTACGGAATACTCGTCATTTATTACATTTCCAGATTCAGGGAACAGGCTTTTATAAAAAAAGTGGTCAAACGGCAAATTCCTGGAGCAAGGAAAATTCTTTTATCACCAACCATGCGTTTTCACCGCTGGAAAATTGCGGTGATTACCGAAAAGAATTATTATGTGGCACGGGCCGATAATGGATATGTGACGATTCTGGATACGTTCGATCGAGTGCCTTTGCCTGAAAGTGAAATTCTCGAAGCCGCCAAGAAGGATATCAACTTGGCAGCCTTTCTGTCCTTTTCCCCGGTTTACCGCTTTGAAATCGAACAGATAAAAGAATATTATGAAGTCCGTTTTATCGATTTAAGATATCGCAGCAATGGATATTACCCGTTTGTGGCAGTGGTCCATTTAGACAGCGAATTGAATATCTTGAATTCTTATACCGGCTGGATCTTTAGCGAAGCGAAACTGCAGAAGAAATTGAATATTATTTTGTAG
- a CDS encoding universal stress protein, translated as MLCSKILVAYDESELALKSLEKAIEIAKLDPAIEIQVLHAVTLPIKSNIYGNAFQEIEESMLKYGREVIKKAEALLSEIPNASQTFVVEGSAITTLLEHAKSQNCDLIIMGSRGLSGFKEFLGSVSHYIVQHSPVPVLLVK; from the coding sequence ATGCTATGTTCAAAAATATTAGTTGCTTATGATGAATCTGAATTGGCACTTAAATCTTTAGAAAAAGCGATTGAAATAGCGAAGCTGGATCCCGCTATCGAAATCCAGGTGCTTCACGCTGTAACGCTGCCAATCAAATCAAATATATATGGCAATGCCTTTCAGGAAATCGAAGAATCCATGCTCAAGTATGGCAGGGAAGTGATTAAAAAAGCGGAAGCGCTTTTATCCGAAATCCCGAATGCATCCCAGACATTTGTCGTGGAGGGTTCAGCCATCACGACTTTATTGGAACATGCAAAATCCCAGAATTGTGACCTTATCATCATGGGCAGCCGTGGATTGAGTGGCTTCAAGGAATTCCTAGGCAGCGTGAGCCACTATATCGTTCAACATTCCCCAGTGCCCGTCTTGTTGGTCAAATAA
- a CDS encoding 3-hydroxyacyl-CoA dehydrogenase, translated as MEIQETIAVVTGGASGLGAATVRNIIKKGGKAVIFDLSEVNGAKMAQELGDSVLFIKTDVTSEESVSVALDEGMKKFGSINTVINCAGIAIAEKVIGRKGIHELKAFSNVVQVNLIGTFNVIRLAAEKMVENEPNQEGERGVIINTASVAAFEGQIGQAAYSASKGGIVAMTLPIARELATKGIRVVSIAPGLFHTPMFDSLPAEARTSLGKTVPFPQRLGYPEEYAKLTESIITNPMLNGETIRLDGAIRMSPR; from the coding sequence TTGGAAATTCAAGAAACCATTGCAGTTGTGACAGGCGGGGCTTCTGGTCTGGGAGCTGCGACAGTAAGAAACATCATTAAAAAAGGAGGAAAAGCGGTCATATTTGACCTCTCGGAAGTAAACGGAGCTAAAATGGCTCAGGAATTGGGAGATTCAGTGCTGTTCATTAAAACGGATGTAACTAGTGAGGAAAGCGTATCGGTAGCATTGGATGAAGGAATGAAAAAATTCGGGAGCATCAATACGGTCATCAACTGTGCAGGCATTGCGATTGCAGAGAAGGTCATAGGCAGAAAAGGTATCCATGAATTGAAAGCGTTCTCAAATGTCGTGCAGGTCAATTTGATCGGTACGTTTAACGTAATCCGGCTTGCGGCGGAAAAAATGGTCGAAAATGAACCGAACCAAGAGGGGGAGCGTGGGGTCATTATCAATACAGCTTCGGTAGCTGCCTTTGAAGGACAAATCGGACAAGCCGCATATAGTGCCTCTAAGGGGGGGATTGTTGCTATGACTCTCCCGATCGCAAGGGAGCTTGCCACGAAAGGGATACGTGTCGTATCGATTGCACCCGGTCTATTCCATACTCCGATGTTCGATTCATTGCCTGCAGAAGCTAGGACGTCATTAGGTAAAACCGTGCCATTCCCCCAAAGGCTCGGGTATCCCGAAGAGTACGCTAAACTAACGGAAAGCATCATAACGAATCCAATGCTGAATGGGGAAACCATCAGACTTGATGGGGCCATCAGAATGTCACCCAGGTAA
- a CDS encoding TIGR01777 family oxidoreductase, with protein sequence MKIAIAGGSGFVGTALIDELLKENHDIYILTRHPDKFKKQTNLTYIGWLTKEAKPEKHLAGLDVFINLAGASLNSGRWTPERKRRIVESRVEASKEMNRIISILPDKVSVIINASAVGYYGISDDETFTETSGSFGDDFLARTVQLWEKEAAKSRSYCKRLVLTRFGVILGEKDGALPMMVLPYKLFGGGKMGKGNQWLSWIHIHDVVRAIIFCMNDERIEGPVNFTAPNPVQMDTFGKTIGAVLHRPHWLPVPPFFLKKLLGEMSILVLEGQNVLPTKLKEEEFTFSFPTLKEALQNILKEDSHV encoded by the coding sequence ATGAAAATAGCCATTGCTGGTGGAAGCGGTTTTGTCGGCACAGCCCTTATTGATGAATTATTAAAAGAAAATCATGACATATATATTTTGACACGTCATCCCGATAAATTTAAAAAACAGACTAATTTGACATATATCGGCTGGTTGACCAAGGAGGCGAAGCCGGAAAAGCACTTGGCGGGGCTAGATGTTTTCATTAACCTTGCTGGTGCATCCCTGAACAGCGGGCGTTGGACACCTGAACGAAAACGCCGGATTGTCGAAAGCAGGGTCGAAGCTTCCAAAGAGATGAACCGGATCATATCCATATTGCCCGATAAAGTGTCCGTCATCATTAATGCAAGTGCAGTCGGATATTATGGTATTTCGGACGATGAGACCTTTACCGAAACCTCTGGATCCTTTGGTGATGATTTCTTGGCACGTACTGTTCAACTATGGGAAAAGGAAGCGGCTAAATCACGCTCTTACTGTAAAAGGTTGGTCCTAACAAGATTTGGGGTGATTCTTGGAGAAAAAGATGGCGCACTGCCAATGATGGTCCTCCCCTATAAACTATTCGGCGGAGGAAAGATGGGCAAAGGGAATCAGTGGCTTTCCTGGATTCATATCCATGACGTGGTCCGTGCAATCATCTTTTGCATGAACGATGAGCGGATAGAAGGCCCAGTCAATTTTACGGCACCGAATCCCGTGCAGATGGATACATTCGGGAAAACGATAGGAGCTGTCCTGCACCGGCCACATTGGTTACCCGTACCTCCCTTCTTTCTCAAAAAACTGCTGGGGGAAATGAGCATACTTGTGCTTGAAGGACAAAATGTCCTTCCCACTAAACTTAAAGAGGAAGAATTCACTTTCTCCTTCCCAACCCTTAAAGAAGCTTTACAAAATATCTTGAAAGAAGATTCTCACGTATGA